A window of Panulirus ornatus isolate Po-2019 chromosome 27, ASM3632096v1, whole genome shotgun sequence contains these coding sequences:
- the LOC139757655 gene encoding pancreatic triacylglycerol lipase-like, with protein MTSIILTTFLAVVVWASVSCTGADESIDNQVVPESPLGDLEDIRFLLWTRSNPGDRDYYRLLPEDLDNLNHSPLNTSLPTYIIYHGFNDNGESDWILNSKTEVLGQSSANVLSVDWQTLVPAPWYASAVHNVYRTANYSARLLDWLHAERGLQATRIHIIGHSLGAHTAGLTGRYLTSGTIARITGLDPAGPFFYHQPSDRRIDPSDAAFVDIVHTNSGSIIEGCNGLFEPVGHVDFYPNGGMHQPGCFATHDSDWSILFGECSHARATELWVESIAAFSANQKFTSWPCSDWDTFFTGNCTTCGEGCLDMGFHVEQGLTGSYFLRTNPAAPYALGDNQ; from the exons ATGACGTCCATCATCTTGACTACGTTTCTTGCGG TAGTGGTCTGGGCCAGTGTGTCATGCACAGGAGCCGACGAGTCCATCGACAACCAGGTGGTGCCAGAATCACCCCTGGGTGACCTTGAGGACATCCGCTTCCTTCTGTGGACCAG GTCCAACCCAGGAGACAGGGACTACTACCGCCTATTGCCTGAAGATTTAGACAACCTCAACCATTCTCCCTTAAATACCAGCCTCCCAACCTACATCATATACCATGGCTTTAATGACAATGGAGAGAGTGACTGGATTTTGAATTCCAAGACTG AGGTGTTGGGTCAGTCCTCGGCCAACGTGTTGTCGGTGGACTGGCAGACGCTGGTACCCGCCCCCTGGTACGCCTCAGCTGTCCATAACGTCTACAGG ACTGCCAACTACTCAGCCAGGCTGCTGGACTGGCTGCACGCAGAGCGGGGGCTTCAGGCGACCAGGATCCACATCATAGGTCACTCCCTGGGCGCCCACACAGCCGGCCTCACCGGCAGGTACCTCACCTCCGGCACCATCGCCAGAATTACCG GCTTGGATCCTGCTGGACCTTTCTTCTATCACCAGCCATCTGACCGTCGCATCGACCCTTCTGATGCGGCCTTTGTAGACATTGTGCACACCAATAGTGGCTCCATCATCGAG GGTTGCAATGGATTGTTTGAGCCAGTGGGTCATGTCGACTTCTACCCAAATGGTGGCATGCACCAACCAGGCTGCTTTGCCACCCATGACAGTGACTGGAGCATCCTCTTTG GTGAATGCAGTCATGCCAGAGCAACTGAGCTGTGGGTAGAGAGCATTGCAGCATTCTCTGCAAATCAAAAATTTACATCGTGGCCATGTTCAGACTGGGACACCTTCTTTACAGGCAACTGCACCACATGTGGAGAGGGTTGCCTTGATATGGGATTTCATGTTGAACAAGG tttgacAGGGTCTTACTTCTTACGCACAAACCCAGCTGCACCATATGCTCTGGGTGACAACCAGTAA
- the Polr2J gene encoding DNA-directed RNA polymerase II subunit RPB11 yields the protein MNAPPTFESFLLFDGEKKIVRQVDTKVPNAAIYTINKEDHTLGNMIRMQLLKDPNVMFAGYKNPHPLEHKVVLRVQTSDASYTPHDAFMNAITDLISELSLLEERFREAIREKKEGFD from the exons ATGAACGCCCCACCAACATTCGAgtcatttctgctctttgacggaGAGAAGAAAATCGTGAGGCAGGTGGACACTAAG GTACCCAATGCTGCCATCTACACCATCAACAAGGAGGATCATACTTTAGGTAACATGATCCGTATGCAGCTGCTAAAGGATCCTAATGTCATGTTTGCTGGCTACAAGAACCCTCATCCCCTGGAGCACAAAGTTGTGCTACGTGTGCAG ACTTCAGATGCTAGTTATACACCTCATGATGCCTTTATGAACGCCATCACCGATTTGATatctgaactttctctactggAAGAACGATTCAGAGAAGCTAttagagagaagaaggagggttTCGACTAA